The proteins below are encoded in one region of Oreochromis niloticus isolate F11D_XX linkage group LG6, O_niloticus_UMD_NMBU, whole genome shotgun sequence:
- the LOC102082499 gene encoding uncharacterized protein LOC102082499: MASGGTLLFIFTAICVTAVKSDEFVKIECKTTNVGDYGQQSLLECVIKTAELAQDATIRLVIWRKLTSPEDEDGLPLVVFAKDKLNKKSGYRFAEPLWDKKNMNVSLLITNTAVEDDGYYKCTVITDRGDSSMLNTLKVQARYSILTVYSIPEKIVPNKDSTLICESHGGYPRGTLRWFDEENHEWTGSSEMEATQSDDGLFQLTSRLSLLRGSTFPKYTCAVFNASGGKEDEFTFETNIPPPSLHGSEEGQDSNRVEIYKIVVPLVVIGSLMVGLLCVLLIYRWGSHSYLIDFHLSPQPVKADGRTSPSLVRSEVSSCLKGVFPSHCRQSAYS, encoded by the exons ATGGCCTCCGGTGGTACTCTTTTATTCATATTCACTGCCATCTGTGTCACTGCAGTCAAGAGTGATG AGTTTGtaaaaatagaatgcaaaaCAACAAATGTGGGAGACTATGGCCAACAATCACTGCTGGAGTGTGTCATTAAAACAGCAGAACTAGCACAGGATGCAACTATCCGACTGGTCATCTGGAGAAAACTGACCTCTCCAGAAGACGAAGATGGCCTTCCCTTAGTGGTTTTTGCCaaagacaaattaaataaaaagtcaGGCTACAGGTTTGCTGAACCATTATGGGACAAGAAGAACATGAATGTATCTCTGCTCATCACCAACACTGCAGTGGAAGATGATGGATATTACAAGTGCACGGTGATCACGGACCGTGGTGATAGCAGCATGCTCAACACCCTTAAAGTCCAAG CCAGATACAGTATCTTGACTGTATACTCCATCCCTGAGAAAATTGTCCCAAATAAAGACAGTACCCTGATCTGTGAGTCTCATGGAGGCTACCCAAGGGGAACACTTCGCTGGTTTGATGAAGAGAATCATGAGTGGACAGGAAGCTCTGAAATGGAGGCGACACAGTCAGACGATGGTTTGTTTCAACTCACAAGCAGACTGTCTTTGCTGCGAGGATCCACTTTCCCAAAGTATACCTGCGCTGTGTTCAATGCCAGTGGAGGCAAAGAGGATGAGTTCACATTTGAAACCAACATACCACCACCATCACTGCACGGATCTGAAGAAG gaCAAGACTCAAATAGGGTAGAGATCTACAAAATAGTTGTCCCTCTGGTGGTCATTGGTTCACTGATGGTAGGATTGCTGTGTGTGCTGTTGATCTACAGATGGGGATCTCACT catatcTCATTGATTTCcatctctcaccccaaccggtcaaaGCAGATGGCCGCACCTCCCCTAGCCTGGTTcggtcggaggtttcttcctgtttaaagggagtttttccttcccactgtcgccaaagtgcttactcatag